Proteins from a single region of Argiope bruennichi chromosome 6, qqArgBrue1.1, whole genome shotgun sequence:
- the LOC129971480 gene encoding zinc finger protein 569-like — protein MHSNLEYMQPYVSRVFSSQEYMMPQNLTLIRQKPFVCHVCNKVFSLRGSLKIHLRTHTKNLYACNVSDKIFSQQGNLKTNLLTHTKEKLHICEICCKMFSVRGNLKRHSLICKKAFSHKGSLRRHTKEKPYICEICSKAFSKKGSLDMHLRTHTKEKPYVCEICSVAFSEKGNLKRHLRTHTKEKPYVCEICSEAFSQKGTLKIHVRTHTKEKPYVCEICSKPFPQKGNLKRHLRTHTKEKPYVCEICSKPFPQKGNLKKHLRTHTKEKPFVCEICSVAFSQKGTLKIHLRTHTKEKPYVCEICSEAYSHKGSFKIHLRTHTKEKPYVCEICIKPFTRKASLNIHLRTHTKEKPYVCEICSVAFSEKGNLKRHLRMHTKEKPYVCEFCRKAFSQKGSLDMHLRTHTKEKPYVCEICSKPFSQKENLKIHLRTHTKEKPYVCEICSKPFSQKENLKIHLRTHTKEKPYVCEICSKPFSQKGSLKIHLRTHTKEKPDV, from the coding sequence atgcACTCAAATTTAGAATATATGCAACCTTATGTAAGTAGAGTCTTTTCTTCGCAGGAATATATGATGCCACAAAACTTGACGCTTATTAGACAGAAACCATTTGTTTGTCATGTGTGCAATAAAGTGTTCTCTCTACGAGGGagtttaaagatacatttaagaACGCATACAAAAAATCTGTATGCTTGTAATGTAagcgataaaatattttcccaacaaggaaatttaaagacaaatttactgacacatacgaaagagaaactACATATTTGTGAGATATGCTGTAAAATGTTTTCTGTACGAGGAAATTTAAAGAGACATTCACTGATATGCAAGAAAGCGTTTTCTCATAAAGGAAGTTTAAGGAGGcacacgaaagagaaaccgtatatTTGTGAGATTTGCAGTAAAGCGTTTTCTAAAAAAGGAAGTTTAGACATGCATTTAagaacgcatacgaaagagaaaccgtatgtttgtgagatttgcagtgTAGCGTTttctgaaaaaggaaatttaaagagacatttaagaacgcatacgaaagagaaaccgtatgtttgtgagatttgcagtgAAGCGTTTTCTCAAAAAGgaactttaaaaatacatgtaagaacgcatacgaaagagaaaccgtatgtttgtgagatttgcagcAAACCTTTTcctcaaaaaggaaatttaaagagacatttaagaacgcatacgaaagagaaaccttatgtttgtgagatttgcagcAAACCTTTTcctcaaaaaggaaatttaaagaaacatttaagaacgcatacgaaagagaaaccttttgtttgtgagatttgcagtgTAGCGTTTTCTCAAAAAGGAactttaaagatacatttaagaacgcatacgaaagagaaaccatatgtttgtgagatttgcagtgAAGCGTATTCTCATAAAGGAAGTTTCAAGATACATTTAagaacgcatacgaaagagaaaccgtatgtttgtgagatttgcatTAAACCTTTTACTCGTAAAGCaagtttaaatatacatttaagaacgcatacgaaagagaaaccgtatgtttgtgagatttgcagtgTAGCGTTttctgaaaaaggaaatttaaagagacatttaagaatgcatacgaaagagaaaccttaTGTTTGTGAGTTTTGCAGGAAAGCGTTTTCTCAAAAAGGAAGTTTAGACATGCATTTAagaacgcatacgaaagagaaaccttatgtttgtgagatttgcagtaAACCGTTctctcaaaaagaaaatttaaagatacatttaagaacgcatacgaaagagaaaccgtatgtttgtgagatttgcagtaAACCGTTctctcaaaaagaaaatttaaagatacatttaagaacgcatacgaaagagaaaccgtatgtttgtgagatttgcagtaAACCGTTTTCTCAAAAAGGaagtttaaagatacatttaagaacacatacgaaagagaaaccggacgtttga
- the LOC129971900 gene encoding uncharacterized protein LOC129971900, with protein sequence MEEISAVKMPNFMPSDPSLWFTMVESTFELAIPKPITASRTKFNYCVSTLPPEIAITVLDIILSPDAADPYSQLKSEIISRCEESKSQEIRKLLAAEQLHDRKPSELLRIKQRRAENHNIADSLLLQLFLQQLPSNVQSILASIQPLTPQKASEIADKILDITPIQVSVVSNSTATADSELLTEIKMLRKEIAQMRRHSRSHSRNRQPRFRRKSPASNDDICWYHRKYDSKAHKCIPSCNYQPNHNGKE encoded by the coding sequence ATGGAGGAAATCTCAGCGGTGAAAATGCCGAACTTCATGCCGTCCGACCCTTCCCTCTGGTTTACGATGGTGGAGTCAACATTTGAATTGGCTATTCCAAAGCCAATAACAGCTTCTCGCACTAAATTCAACTACTGCGTGAGCACCTTGCCTCCTGAAATCGCGATAACTGTGCTCGATATCATTCTTTCACCAGATGCAGCTGACCCTTACAGCCAACTAAAATCGGAGATCATTTCCCGATGCGAAGAATCTAAATCCCAGGAAATTCGTAAGTTATTGGCTGCAGAACAGTTGCATGATCGGAAGCCGTCCGAGCTGTTAAGAATTAAGCAAAGACGCGCCGAAAATCACAATATCGCCGATTCTCTTTTACTGCAATTATTTCTACAGCAACTACCATCTAATGTGCAATCGATTCTTGCATCAATACAACCTTTGACACCTCAAAAAGCCTCTGAAATAGCCGACAAAATACTGGATATAACACCAATCCAAGTAAGTGTTGTTTCGAATTCAACTGCTACAGCTGATTCTGAACTGctaacagaaattaaaatgttgcgcAAAGAAATTGCACAGATGCGTCGCCATTCCAGAAGTCATTCACGGAATCGTCAACCTCGTTTTCGACGGAAAAGCCCTGCCAGTAATGATGATATCTGTTGGTATCATCGGAAGTACGACTCCAAAGCGCATAAATGCATTCCGTCTTGCAATTATCAGCCAAACCACAACGGCAAGGAGTAG